One Leptospira wolbachii serovar Codice str. CDC genomic region harbors:
- a CDS encoding O-methyltransferase produces MKPRPSIYIPELESFIDSSLVYKPNPIFSEMETYAKEKNIPIVTAATGAVLSHLLSLLKPSQVLELGTGLGYSTLWMAVGSPNSQFVTVDRHEEQAALLDEYAKKMGIWEQIHVKRITASVMDYLQENREEWIQSDLFFVDCDKITYPDIFRILWKDAKPGASFLFDNMLWHGRVLHPDPKKPSDLAVMSLWDEVKSQVFRYTLYPVGDGLLFFQKDKK; encoded by the coding sequence ATGAAACCAAGACCAAGTATCTATATCCCAGAATTGGAATCTTTTATAGATTCTAGTTTGGTCTATAAACCAAATCCTATATTCTCGGAAATGGAAACTTACGCCAAAGAAAAGAATATTCCCATTGTGACAGCAGCCACGGGAGCTGTGTTGTCTCATTTGCTTTCTCTACTGAAACCGAGTCAAGTTTTAGAATTGGGAACAGGCCTTGGGTATTCCACTCTTTGGATGGCTGTCGGTTCCCCGAACTCGCAGTTTGTTACTGTGGATCGGCATGAAGAACAAGCTGCCCTCTTGGATGAGTATGCAAAAAAAATGGGGATTTGGGAACAAATCCATGTTAAGCGGATCACCGCTTCAGTTATGGATTATCTACAGGAGAACCGAGAGGAATGGATACAATCGGATCTTTTTTTTGTAGACTGTGATAAAATTACCTACCCAGATATTTTTCGAATTCTTTGGAAAGATGCGAAACCAGGAGCCAGTTTTTTATTTGATAATATGTTATGGCATGGGCGAGTCCTCCATCCCGATCCGAAGAAACCATCTGATTTGGCCGTCATGTCTCTTTGGGATGAGGTGAAATCCCAAGTTTTCCGTTATACCTTGTATCCTGTGGGAGATGGATTACTCTTTTTCCAAAAGGATAAAAAATAG